The following proteins are co-located in the Larimichthys crocea isolate SSNF chromosome XXIV, L_crocea_2.0, whole genome shotgun sequence genome:
- the tmed8 gene encoding protein TMED8 isoform X1, producing METLEATSELQSRLSSLSFSSFPGITSKQGDNRPLDRLQSTDLSQSQPKSQADMDDTKEESGQHAEDNQEAPAELVLGEAGEENNSAGSCQLSAEMKAQMPPLKLPETWTSAALKELKAKLRMEEDSVVTVYRGDIMTVHVPTVPEAKKVCWEFATDGYDIGFGIYFDWTPVTNRSITVHISESSDDEDEEEELEGHVSNGDVEKGSKTQTNSNLAEILPVYRQDSHLSVNGGSHEFPGEGTYLLKFDNSYSLWRNKTLYYRVYYSA from the exons ATGGAGACATTAGAGGCCACATCAGAGCTCCAGTCCCGGCTGTCATCACTATCCTTCTCATCGTTTCCCGGAATAACATCCAAACAGGGCGACAACCGACCGCTGGACAG GCTCCAGAGTACAGACCTTTCACAGAGCCAGCCCAAAAGCCAAGCTGACATGGATGACACCAAGGAGGAATCAGGGCAACATGCTGAG GATAATCAAGAAGCCCCCGCTGAGCTGGTCCTTGGGGAAGCAGGCGAGGAGAACAACAGCGCTGGGAGCTGCCAGCTCTCCGCTGAGATGAAAG CCCAGATGCCACCCCTGAAACTCCCAGAGACGTGGACATCTGCTGCACTGAAAGAGCTGAAGGCGAAGCTTCGGATGGAGGAGGACAGCGTGGTGACAGTGTATCGAGGTGACATCATGACAGTTCATGTACCCACTGTTCCCGAGGCTAAAAAAGTCTGCTGGGAGTTCGCTACAGACGGCTATGACATTGGCTTTGGCATATATTTTGACTGGACTCCTGTCACGAACCGGTCTATCACTGTGCACATCAGCGAGTCAAGTGATGAcgaagacgaagaggaggagctggaag GGCATGTCAGTAACGGAGATGTCGAGAAGGGCTCCAAAACTCAGACCAACTCAAACTTGGCTGAAATCTTACCTGTATACCGCCAGGACAGCCACTTGTCCGTGAATGGGGGGAGCCACGAATTCCCAGGTGAAGGCACTTACCTCCTGAAGTTTGACAACTCCTACTCACTATGGCGAAATAAAACTCTTTACTACAGGGTTTATTACAGTGCCTGA
- the aldh6a1 gene encoding methylmalonate-semialdehyde/malonate-semialdehyde dehydrogenase [acylating], mitochondrial, producing the protein MATTALRSVLRTKVPLKVGRMCYSSSVPTTKLFIDGKFVESKTSEWLDIHNPATNEVISRVPKATQEEMLAAVDSCSRAFHSWSETSILTRQQIFLRYQQLIKDNIKELAKAITVEQGKTLADAEGDVFRGLQVVEHACSITSLMLGETLPSITKDMDTYTYRLPVGVCAGIAPFNFPAMIPLWMFPMGMVCGNTYLLKPSERVPTCAMLLAKMLQDAGAPDGTLNVIHGQHAAVNFICDHPAIRAISFVGSNQAGEYIYERGSKNGKRVQSNMGAKNHGVVMPDANKENTLNQLVGAAFGAAGQRCMALSTAILVGEARSWLPELVERSKALRVNAGDQPGADVGPLISPQAKERVCSLIQSGVDEGAKLLLDGRKVNVKGYERGNFVGPTIISSVTPKMKCYTEEIFGPVLVVLEADSLDDAINLVNSNPYGNGTAIFTTNGATARKYTHEVDVGQVGVNVPIPVPLPMFSFTGSRGSFRGDMNFYGKQGIQFYTQIKTVTSQWKAEDATLKSPAVTMPTMGR; encoded by the exons ATGGCGACAACAGCTTTAAGATCAGTGCTCAGGACAAAG gTCCCACTCAAAGTTGGCCGCATGTGCTACTCTTCCTCAGTG CCCACCACCAAGCTGTTCATCGATGGGAAGTTTGTTGAATCCAAGACTTCAGAATGGCTGGATATTCACAATCCT GCTACCAACGAGGTGATCTCCCGTGTACCCAAAGCCACCCAGGAAGAGATGTTAGCTGCTGTGGACTCGTGCTCCAGAGCCTTTCACTCCTGGTCCGAGACCTCCATATTAACTCGGCAGCAGATTTTCCTGCGCTATCAGCAGCTTATCAAGGACAACATT aaaGAACTTGCCAAGGCCATCACAGTGGAGCAGGGCAAGACCCTTGCAGATGCAGAGGGGGATGTGTTCAGAGGATTGC AGGTTGTGGAGCACGCCTGCAGCATCACTTCTCTGATGCTTGGTGAAACCCTGCCCTCCATCACAAAGGACATGGACACCTACACCTACCGCCTGCCCGTCGGGGTGTGTGCTGGCATCGCTCCCTTCAACTTTCCTGCCATGATCCCACTGTGGATGTTTCCTATGGGCATGGTGTGCGGCAACACCTACCTGTTGAAGCCTTCAGAGCGGGTGCCAACGTGCGCTATGCTTCTGGCAAAAATGCTGCAAGATGCCGGCGCTCCAGATGGGACACTCAACGTCATCCACGGCCAACACGCTG CTGTGAATTTCATCTGTGACCATCCGGCCATCAGAGCAATCAGCTTTGTTGGCTCAAATCAAGCTGGGGAGTATATTTACGAGAGAGGATCTAAAAATGGCAAGAGAGTCCAGTCCAACATG GGAGCCAAGAACCATGGTGTGGTGATGCCTGATGCCAACAAGGAGAACACTCTGAACCAGCTTGTGGGTGCTGCGTTCGGGGCTGCAGGACAGCGCTGCATGGCTCTATCCACAGCCATCCTGGTGGGTGAGGCAAGGAGCTGGCTGCCGGAGCTGGTGGAGCGATCCAAGGCTCTGCGCGTGAACGCAG GAGACCAGCCTGGTGCAGATGTGGGGCCTCTGATCTCACCTCAGGCCAAGGAGAGAGTCTGCAGTCTGATCCAGAGTGGTGTGGACGAGGGAGCTAAGCTGCTCCTGGATGGCCGAAAAGTCAATGTCAAGGGTTACGAGAGAGGCAACTTTGTGGGTCCCACCATCATCAGCAGTGTCACA CCTAAGATGAAGTGCTACACTGAAGAAATCTTCGGGCCTGTGCTGGTCGTTCTCGAGGCAGACTCTCTGGATGATGCCATCAATTTGGTCAACAGCAACCCCTATGGCAACGGCACAGCTATCTTCACCACAAATGGCGCCACTGCACGCAAATACACGCACGAGGTGGATGTGGGCCAG GTTGGTGTCAACGTTCCCATTCCTGTTCCACTGCCTATGTTCTCCTTCACTGGATCACGAGGATCCTTCAGAGGAGACATGAACTTCTATGGAAAACAA gGTATCCAGTTCTACACACAGATCAAAACTGTAACTTCACAATGGAAAGCTGAAGATGCCACACTGAAAAGTCCTGCAGTTACAATGCCTACTATGGGACGCTAA
- the zgc:163014 gene encoding acyl-CoA-binding domain-containing protein 4 isoform X1 gives MGRLNFYVLWSLRDAPRQFISKSNRRCFQVHIPLPLPKHLVIFGLGDWKSSDMTISVDVLVSAEVPVQNIGTMSAQARCLAWEGDWSTDIVTVAAERGRRGVYGKIVLTMCGEPQDEASVFSSTPLVQRKCLFPDQHNATDLSCTLPEGAGNETITTNSSQLGDSVCFAEIQVNKIDTTDYTVENRPPVWPTNKTPRRTVISKRGHLTWSSEDMDSLAEDIDQASTPKKRRLSRRDSQEEMAVQIKNENRQVSVCPSKRWSHTMCLSDPDTAILIGGETDDQNYCKDSLWKLELDNDFWFPMNSAASGPVPPCARGHSASYDPDSKSVFVYGGLREGQRYSELYILNTLTWKWKLVTAKGNVPNLAYHSAAFYKKELFVFGGVEPSHSSGDKSCSNALYIFNPEFELWYQPIVEGDRPLPRFGHSATLMSQKLIIFGGRKTATYLNDLHILDLGFMEYTAVKCGNMPPLPRGFHAALPVSDNRILVYGGCSAIGALQDLHVFNTDTNMWSSVASPLLCSKPRAGHSMISLGCSIVIDAEKHGQSENVGVHCSLLVFGGSDCSGAFYNDTVKCTVEIPGDK, from the exons ATGGGGAGGCTGAATTTTTACGTGCTTTGGTCCCTGCGTGACGCTCCTCGCCAGTTTATTAG CAAATCCAACCGAAGGTGCTTTCAAGTCCACATCCCACTACCTCTTCCCAAACACCTGGTCATCTTTGGTCTTGGAGATTGGAAATCCAGTGATATGACAATATCAGTAGATGTTCTGGTCAGTGCAGAAGTGCCGGTCCAGAACATAGGGACCATGTCAGCACAAGCAAG GTGTCTTGCCTGGGAAGGTGACTGGAGCACTGACATtgtcacagtggcagcagagagaggcaggagaggagtTTATGGCAAGATTGTGCTCACAATGTGCGGAGAG CCACAGGATGAAGCCAGTGTCTTCAGCAGCACTCCCCTGGTTCAAAGGAAATGTCTGTTCCCAGATCAGCACAACGCCACCGATCTCTCTTGCACATTACCCGAAGGTGCTGGAAATGAAACG ATAACGACCAACTCCTCCCAGTTGGGTGACAGCGTTTGCTTTGCCGAGATCCAAGTTAATAAAATTGACACCACTGATTACACTGTGGAAAATAGGCCCCCAGTTTGGCCTACG AACAAGACACCCAGGCGGACAGTCATTAGTAAGAGAGGCCACCTGACATGGAGCTCTGAGGACATGGACAGCCTAGCAGAGGACATAGACCAGGCTTCCACCCCAAAGAAAAGGAGGCTGTCCAGGAGGGACAGCCAAGAAGAAATGGCTGTGCAGATAAAGAATGAGAACAGACAAG TTTCAGTGTGTCCATCAAAGCGTTGGAGCCACACGATGTGTCTGAGTGACCCTGATACGGCCATCCTCATCGGAGGGGAGACAGATGATCAAAATTACTGCAAGGACTCCCTGTGGAAGCTGGAGTTAG ACAATGACTTCTGGTTTCCCATGAACTCTGCTGCTTCTGGACCTGTACCACCATGCGCCCGAGGACATTCTGCATCCTATGACCCAGACTCCAAGTCTGTCTTCGTGTACGGTGGCCTGCGAGAGGGTCAGCGCTATAGTGAGCTGTATATACTCAATACTCTGACCTGGAAGTGGAAGCTTGTCACT GCGAAAGGAAATGTTCCAAATTTGGCCTATCATTCTGCAGCCTTTTATAAGAAAGAGCTTTTTGTCTTTGGTGGAGTTGAGCCGAGTCATTCCTCTGGAGATAAATCCTGCAGCAATGCTCTGTACATCTTTAATCCAGAGTTTGAACTCTGGTACCAGCCGATCGTGGAGGGGGACAGACCTCTACCTCGATTTGG ACACTCTGCCACATTGATGTCACAGAAGTTGATCATATTTGGTGGAAGGAAGACCGCTACCTACCTTAATGATCTCCACATTCTAGATCTGG GATTCATGGAGTACACAGCTGTGAAGTGTGGGAACATGCCACCGCTGCCTCGAGG GTTTCATGCAGCTCTACCAGTTTCAGACAACAGGATTTTAGTCTATGGAGGTTGCAGTGCAATCGGAGCCCTGCAGGACCTACATGTTTTCAATACTG ACACTAACATGTGGAGCTCAGTAGCATCTCCTCTGCTTTGCTCCAAGCCTCGTGCAGGACACAGCATGATCAGTCTGGGCTGCTCCATCGTAATAGACGCTGAGAAGCACGGGCAGAGCGAAAATGTCGGTGTCCACTGCTCATTGCTGGTGTTTGGTGGGTCAGACTGCTCCGGCGCTTTCTACAACGACACAGTCAAGTGCACAGTGGAGATTCCTGGTGACAAGTGA
- the gstz1 gene encoding maleylacetoacetate isomerase isoform X2 has product MATQTKPVLHGYFRSSCSWRVRIAFALKGVEYDQAPVNLIKDGGQQLTQQYKAINPMQQVPALEIDGITLSQSLAVIQYIDETRPGPRLLPADPKKRAQVRMISDLIASGIQPLQNLYVIQKMGAEKMQWSQHFIDRGFQALEPILKQTAGKYCVGDEISMADICLVPQVYNAERFKVDVDQYPTIKRLNQALLEIEAFKVSHPSRQPDTPADLRA; this is encoded by the exons ATGGCAACTCAAACCAAG CCTGTTCTTCATGGGTACTTCAGGAGCTCCTGCTCTTGGAGGGTTCGCATTG CTTTtgctcttaaaggtgttgaatATGACCAGGCTCCAGTCAATCTAATCAAAGATGGAGGTCAGCAG CTTACACAGCAGTACAAGGCAATAAACCCCATGCAACAAGTGCCAGCACTGGAAATAGATGGCATCACCCTCTCTCAGTCA CTGGCTGTGATCCAGTACATCGATGAGACCAGGCCGGGACCTCGGCTTCTTCCAGCAGACCCAAAGAAACGTGCCCAGGTTCGGATGATAAGTGACCTCATTGCCTCCGGGATACAGCCTCTGCAG AATTTGTACGTGATTCAGAAAATGGGAGCAGAAAAGATGCAGTGGTCTCAGCACTTCATTGACCGTGGCTTCCAAG CTCTTGAGCCCATCCTGAAGCAAACAGCAGGGAAATATTGTGTAGGAGATGAG ATATCCATGGCAGACATCTGTCTGGTCCCACAAGTCTACAATGCAGAAAG GTTCAAAGTGGACGTTGACCAGTATCCAACTATCAAAAGGTTAAATCAAGCCTTACTTGAGATTGAAGCTTTCAAAGTGAGCCACCCGTCTCGCCAACCAGACACACCTGCTGATCTGCGTGCGTAA
- the tmed8 gene encoding protein TMED8 isoform X2: MDDTKEESGQHAEDNQEAPAELVLGEAGEENNSAGSCQLSAEMKAQMPPLKLPETWTSAALKELKAKLRMEEDSVVTVYRGDIMTVHVPTVPEAKKVCWEFATDGYDIGFGIYFDWTPVTNRSITVHISESSDDEDEEEELEGHVSNGDVEKGSKTQTNSNLAEILPVYRQDSHLSVNGGSHEFPGEGTYLLKFDNSYSLWRNKTLYYRVYYSA, translated from the exons ATGGATGACACCAAGGAGGAATCAGGGCAACATGCTGAG GATAATCAAGAAGCCCCCGCTGAGCTGGTCCTTGGGGAAGCAGGCGAGGAGAACAACAGCGCTGGGAGCTGCCAGCTCTCCGCTGAGATGAAAG CCCAGATGCCACCCCTGAAACTCCCAGAGACGTGGACATCTGCTGCACTGAAAGAGCTGAAGGCGAAGCTTCGGATGGAGGAGGACAGCGTGGTGACAGTGTATCGAGGTGACATCATGACAGTTCATGTACCCACTGTTCCCGAGGCTAAAAAAGTCTGCTGGGAGTTCGCTACAGACGGCTATGACATTGGCTTTGGCATATATTTTGACTGGACTCCTGTCACGAACCGGTCTATCACTGTGCACATCAGCGAGTCAAGTGATGAcgaagacgaagaggaggagctggaag GGCATGTCAGTAACGGAGATGTCGAGAAGGGCTCCAAAACTCAGACCAACTCAAACTTGGCTGAAATCTTACCTGTATACCGCCAGGACAGCCACTTGTCCGTGAATGGGGGGAGCCACGAATTCCCAGGTGAAGGCACTTACCTCCTGAAGTTTGACAACTCCTACTCACTATGGCGAAATAAAACTCTTTACTACAGGGTTTATTACAGTGCCTGA
- the zgc:163014 gene encoding protein GLUTELIN PRECURSOR ACCUMULATION 3 isoform X2, producing the protein MGRLNFYVLWSLRDAPRQFISKSNRRCFQVHIPLPLPKHLVIFGLGDWKSSDMTISVDVLVSAEVPVQNIGTMSAQARCLAWEGDWSTDIVTVAAERGRRGVYGKIVLTMCGEPQDEASVFSSTPLVQRKCLFPDQHNATDLSCTLPEGAGNETITTNSSQLGDSVCFAEIQVNKIDTTDYTVENRPPVWPTNKTPRRTVISKRGHLTWSSEDMDSLAEDIDQASTPKKRRLSRRDSQEEMAVQIKNENRQVCPSKRWSHTMCLSDPDTAILIGGETDDQNYCKDSLWKLELDNDFWFPMNSAASGPVPPCARGHSASYDPDSKSVFVYGGLREGQRYSELYILNTLTWKWKLVTAKGNVPNLAYHSAAFYKKELFVFGGVEPSHSSGDKSCSNALYIFNPEFELWYQPIVEGDRPLPRFGHSATLMSQKLIIFGGRKTATYLNDLHILDLGFMEYTAVKCGNMPPLPRGFHAALPVSDNRILVYGGCSAIGALQDLHVFNTDTNMWSSVASPLLCSKPRAGHSMISLGCSIVIDAEKHGQSENVGVHCSLLVFGGSDCSGAFYNDTVKCTVEIPGDK; encoded by the exons ATGGGGAGGCTGAATTTTTACGTGCTTTGGTCCCTGCGTGACGCTCCTCGCCAGTTTATTAG CAAATCCAACCGAAGGTGCTTTCAAGTCCACATCCCACTACCTCTTCCCAAACACCTGGTCATCTTTGGTCTTGGAGATTGGAAATCCAGTGATATGACAATATCAGTAGATGTTCTGGTCAGTGCAGAAGTGCCGGTCCAGAACATAGGGACCATGTCAGCACAAGCAAG GTGTCTTGCCTGGGAAGGTGACTGGAGCACTGACATtgtcacagtggcagcagagagaggcaggagaggagtTTATGGCAAGATTGTGCTCACAATGTGCGGAGAG CCACAGGATGAAGCCAGTGTCTTCAGCAGCACTCCCCTGGTTCAAAGGAAATGTCTGTTCCCAGATCAGCACAACGCCACCGATCTCTCTTGCACATTACCCGAAGGTGCTGGAAATGAAACG ATAACGACCAACTCCTCCCAGTTGGGTGACAGCGTTTGCTTTGCCGAGATCCAAGTTAATAAAATTGACACCACTGATTACACTGTGGAAAATAGGCCCCCAGTTTGGCCTACG AACAAGACACCCAGGCGGACAGTCATTAGTAAGAGAGGCCACCTGACATGGAGCTCTGAGGACATGGACAGCCTAGCAGAGGACATAGACCAGGCTTCCACCCCAAAGAAAAGGAGGCTGTCCAGGAGGGACAGCCAAGAAGAAATGGCTGTGCAGATAAAGAATGAGAACAGACAAG TGTGTCCATCAAAGCGTTGGAGCCACACGATGTGTCTGAGTGACCCTGATACGGCCATCCTCATCGGAGGGGAGACAGATGATCAAAATTACTGCAAGGACTCCCTGTGGAAGCTGGAGTTAG ACAATGACTTCTGGTTTCCCATGAACTCTGCTGCTTCTGGACCTGTACCACCATGCGCCCGAGGACATTCTGCATCCTATGACCCAGACTCCAAGTCTGTCTTCGTGTACGGTGGCCTGCGAGAGGGTCAGCGCTATAGTGAGCTGTATATACTCAATACTCTGACCTGGAAGTGGAAGCTTGTCACT GCGAAAGGAAATGTTCCAAATTTGGCCTATCATTCTGCAGCCTTTTATAAGAAAGAGCTTTTTGTCTTTGGTGGAGTTGAGCCGAGTCATTCCTCTGGAGATAAATCCTGCAGCAATGCTCTGTACATCTTTAATCCAGAGTTTGAACTCTGGTACCAGCCGATCGTGGAGGGGGACAGACCTCTACCTCGATTTGG ACACTCTGCCACATTGATGTCACAGAAGTTGATCATATTTGGTGGAAGGAAGACCGCTACCTACCTTAATGATCTCCACATTCTAGATCTGG GATTCATGGAGTACACAGCTGTGAAGTGTGGGAACATGCCACCGCTGCCTCGAGG GTTTCATGCAGCTCTACCAGTTTCAGACAACAGGATTTTAGTCTATGGAGGTTGCAGTGCAATCGGAGCCCTGCAGGACCTACATGTTTTCAATACTG ACACTAACATGTGGAGCTCAGTAGCATCTCCTCTGCTTTGCTCCAAGCCTCGTGCAGGACACAGCATGATCAGTCTGGGCTGCTCCATCGTAATAGACGCTGAGAAGCACGGGCAGAGCGAAAATGTCGGTGTCCACTGCTCATTGCTGGTGTTTGGTGGGTCAGACTGCTCCGGCGCTTTCTACAACGACACAGTCAAGTGCACAGTGGAGATTCCTGGTGACAAGTGA
- the gstz1 gene encoding maleylacetoacetate isomerase isoform X1 — protein sequence MHVSFVSLAKPVLHGYFRSSCSWRVRIAFALKGVEYDQAPVNLIKDGGQQLTQQYKAINPMQQVPALEIDGITLSQSLAVIQYIDETRPGPRLLPADPKKRAQVRMISDLIASGIQPLQNLYVIQKMGAEKMQWSQHFIDRGFQALEPILKQTAGKYCVGDEISMADICLVPQVYNAERFKVDVDQYPTIKRLNQALLEIEAFKVSHPSRQPDTPADLRA from the exons ATGCACGTGTCCTTTGTTAGCCTCGCTAAG CCTGTTCTTCATGGGTACTTCAGGAGCTCCTGCTCTTGGAGGGTTCGCATTG CTTTtgctcttaaaggtgttgaatATGACCAGGCTCCAGTCAATCTAATCAAAGATGGAGGTCAGCAG CTTACACAGCAGTACAAGGCAATAAACCCCATGCAACAAGTGCCAGCACTGGAAATAGATGGCATCACCCTCTCTCAGTCA CTGGCTGTGATCCAGTACATCGATGAGACCAGGCCGGGACCTCGGCTTCTTCCAGCAGACCCAAAGAAACGTGCCCAGGTTCGGATGATAAGTGACCTCATTGCCTCCGGGATACAGCCTCTGCAG AATTTGTACGTGATTCAGAAAATGGGAGCAGAAAAGATGCAGTGGTCTCAGCACTTCATTGACCGTGGCTTCCAAG CTCTTGAGCCCATCCTGAAGCAAACAGCAGGGAAATATTGTGTAGGAGATGAG ATATCCATGGCAGACATCTGTCTGGTCCCACAAGTCTACAATGCAGAAAG GTTCAAAGTGGACGTTGACCAGTATCCAACTATCAAAAGGTTAAATCAAGCCTTACTTGAGATTGAAGCTTTCAAAGTGAGCCACCCGTCTCGCCAACCAGACACACCTGCTGATCTGCGTGCGTAA
- the gstz1 gene encoding maleylacetoacetate isomerase isoform X3: protein MLGGPEQTNETLIQMWPFYLTQQYKAINPMQQVPALEIDGITLSQSLAVIQYIDETRPGPRLLPADPKKRAQVRMISDLIASGIQPLQNLYVIQKMGAEKMQWSQHFIDRGFQALEPILKQTAGKYCVGDEISMADICLVPQVYNAERFKVDVDQYPTIKRLNQALLEIEAFKVSHPSRQPDTPADLRA, encoded by the exons ATGTTAGGcggcccagaacagacaaacgaAACACTGATCCAGATGTGGCCTTTTTAT CTTACACAGCAGTACAAGGCAATAAACCCCATGCAACAAGTGCCAGCACTGGAAATAGATGGCATCACCCTCTCTCAGTCA CTGGCTGTGATCCAGTACATCGATGAGACCAGGCCGGGACCTCGGCTTCTTCCAGCAGACCCAAAGAAACGTGCCCAGGTTCGGATGATAAGTGACCTCATTGCCTCCGGGATACAGCCTCTGCAG AATTTGTACGTGATTCAGAAAATGGGAGCAGAAAAGATGCAGTGGTCTCAGCACTTCATTGACCGTGGCTTCCAAG CTCTTGAGCCCATCCTGAAGCAAACAGCAGGGAAATATTGTGTAGGAGATGAG ATATCCATGGCAGACATCTGTCTGGTCCCACAAGTCTACAATGCAGAAAG GTTCAAAGTGGACGTTGACCAGTATCCAACTATCAAAAGGTTAAATCAAGCCTTACTTGAGATTGAAGCTTTCAAAGTGAGCCACCCGTCTCGCCAACCAGACACACCTGCTGATCTGCGTGCGTAA